A stretch of DNA from Panulirus ornatus isolate Po-2019 chromosome 53, ASM3632096v1, whole genome shotgun sequence:
gtaaaaaaaaaaagttaaccacTATTACATAAAGTACTTGAGTGTAACACATTTTTCGCCATTTACACTTGCAACGGAGGCTGGCACAACACTGTAACAGTAGTAAATTAGGCCATCAAGGTAGTGGAGCAAGGCCATAACAGGAGAAGATCAGACATTCCCTGTGTGTGGGGAGGCTCCCTTAGACGATAGAGCCAGTCCCCACTCCTGCCAGGTCTCATTGCTCTAGATGGCCTCCATTACGAGATAACACAGAATACCTCCAACACTGGCAAAAAAGCAAGCCAGAAATATGTACTGGACTGGCCAGGATAGTAAACTGGTGTTTAAACAGTAGATAAGTAAGTTAGAGTTGTTCTctaggagaaaagaaaagagaagatatCAAACAATGATAAACAAGAAAATGGCTTTATGTATTGATAAATACCAAAACAACAATGTTTAGACCCAGAGTAGTCACAGAATCTTAGTATACCAAAGAAATGTACAGAACATAGACAACAGGGGGCCAGCAGGAGTGGTGAAGGGCACTAAACAAGGGTATGTATACATTCCAAGTGTTTACATAAGAAAGAAGCCAAAAATGTAAACTAATGTTCAAAGACTCAACAGAAAGGTACAAGAGAGCCAAGCAATCAGTCaagaatgaggaggaagactTTTGAAAAATGTTGAGAACAATGAGAGGAAACAGCAAGTCACTGGGAATGTCCAGTATATGTACAGgcatgtggagggaggaagaggggcagAGGGTTGAGAAGCAGGAAGAATATAGCACTATGTCAGTGGCCATGTTGATGAAGATCTTGGGTtcaggtcatcattatcatcattatcatcgtttccatcataatcactattatcacgattatcattataatcataactATCAAAATGTAccatatttcattatttctaaAATACTCTTCTAGCTATCCTTGTAAACTCCaatataagtatttcttatatagaTACATAGGCTATatatctcctctcccttcctcttatctatctcccaccttcctctaatctacctctcccttcctctcatcaaccccccctcctctaaTCTACTTCTCCCTTCTTGTAATCTAACTCTCCCCTCCTCTTAgctacctctcccctcctcttacctacctctcccctcctcttataGCTGTTCAGTTTTGTGTCATAAGTTCTCAAAGGTTAAAAAGCTATGCAAATGACATCAACAATCTATGCATTTTGAGTCCAATATACATAAGGTCCAGTCACTGTCCTCCAGACAGGGATGTAAGCAAGACAAtggaaaagtatatatgtaatgtgaagTTTGAACCATCCTTTTCATACAGTTTTGAGATATGACTCCCATTGGTGTGAGCTGTTAGGGAAGTGGCCATCCTCTAATGatgatccgagagagagagatagacagatagatagatagatagacagacagacagctagacagacagacagatagacaaagacaggaaaagagagacagagaactgGAAACTAGAAAGATACCATCCAACCACCAATATTCATCTATGAATATCTTTTCATCCTAGAACCCATTCACACACGATGCATCATCTACTAAACAAACCCCTAATGCATTATAAAGCCAATGGAGCCAACCATACCAAAAGTTTCACAGTATCAAAACCACTCTAAGCAGCTTATGACCTGTCACCAACTTGGCAACATTCATACACCATTAAACTCTAACAACTTGTTATAACCGTAATAAATGACTTCTTGGGGCAGAGTTTCTAGTATTACCAATATGATAGCTACTCAAGTCCCAGTCATATACCAAAATGTAATAAACTATATTACAcatataaatgtgtatgaatTTATGCGACTGTGCCATAATGCTGGATGTAAAAGGTATAATTAAAGAACATATTCATTTTTACCTAAAAAATGTTTATACATCTTACATAAATACTaatttttcatgcttgtttgctatttcccacaggagcaaggtagcatccagggtagatgactgagccttatatgtaaaaaaattctcatttggctcttttctctgttcctccttttagaAAGAAATTCAGGAGGGTAGGATTTTCAGCCACTCACTCTTGCCCCTCTGTCACTTTCTGTGACATGTAAGAGACACATGGCAGTATTCTGCCTCCCCTATccctaaactggaggtggatggatgaagtgaaaaagattttgagcaatcagggcctgaacatacaggaggatgaaaggcatgcaaggagtagagtgaactggaacaatgtggtatactggggtccacgTGCTTCAATGGACtaaactagagcatgtgaaacgtctgggatacaccatggaaaggtctgtagggcctagatgtggataaggagctgtggtttcggtgctttacacatgacagccagagactgagtgtgaacaaatgtggccttttttgtctgttttcctggcactacctcactgatgcaggggatagcgatactgttttcctgtggggcggggtagcgctgagattggatgaaggcaagcaagtataaatatgtacataatgtatataatgtctgcatatgtgtatgtatatgtatgtatatgctgatacatgtatgaatgtatatgtatgtatatgctgatacatgtatgaatgtatatgtctgtatgtatgtgggcatttatgtatatgtatgtgtatatgagtagacgagtcattcttcctctgtttcctggcactacctcactgacacaggaaactgcAGTTTTATACAATAATTAAgagtaataataaatatatatatatagttccatgGAACCACCTCATCACCATCCCATGACATTATAGACCTAAGTAAGCTACTATGTCACTGAATTTCTATGAATTAGCATCAGCTGACCTGGAAGGAATAATAATGGTAAAGaagggtgtatatgtgtggatacaCCTAATTCTGAGGGGCAAGATGGTGTTCTAACCCTTACTAAGAAGATGCTACCTCAGATGCTAATGGGGTTCTGTCCATAGTTATGAAAAAATCATTTCAAGGTCTCCTGTACCTACAGCAGAAAAAAAGAAGGCTACTGAAACAGCAGATCAGTGAAAGTATTATCACATAGGACTATCAATAATAAAATCAAAAGTACATTCTCCAGCATATCTAATTGACACTTTCAACTTCAATGAATTCTCAATGAATAGCAATACTGTGTATCAAATCATACCAAGAGTGAGCTGAAAATTGATATATCTGAGGAGCATCAGTTGGTATACTATATAAAAAAGGGAAACCTATAACTGAAGTCACAGTCTGTAACTTGATATCCATGTCAAGTATTCCTGGATATTTCTCTTCATGCTACATCACCTAACTACTACTCAAAACTTTATAAGTCCTTGCCTAAAAGGTCTTTACCTATTGCAAAGAAGAATACTGTCTCTGTTACTATAATTCCATATCATTCCTCACTTCTATGATTTTTATCATATTCTTGTTGAAGATCTTTGAGTTTTTCTTCCCAACCTAATGCCTTTGCTAATTTCATTACATTGTCTCTGAGGTCACCTGTCAAAATAACATCACTGGCACGACTCCCAAAGCTACCAACCCTGTTGAAATTTATCAGCACTCTTGGAGTCATTGATCCTACAGCATCTGCTATTCCAGCAAAGGGGTACACCTGCAAAGTATGGAGGACTTCAGAATCTTTACAAAGTAATTCACACCGTATGCTTTTTAAGTTAGGTCATCTCTCTTACAGAAACACAAGAAATTAATATACAGTAATAGTAATTACCTCCAGTGATGTTCCAATGACAAGAAGAAGATCAGTGAAGTGAATGTAATTGTGGTAATTCCAGAAAGGCTCTGGAAGATTCTCACCAAAGAAGACAATATCAGGTTTCACTTTACCCTGTGGATAAAAGAGCATTTTAGGTTTAATTTATGCAATTATTGACTGAAGTGTGAAGTCAGCAAGACAACAGCACCTTGAAAAATCATAAAACATGTAAtatgtttatacaaattagaCTCCACAGTTGATTCACTTTTATTCTGGTACTTTATTTGGAGTTAATACCACTGTAGGCAGAGAATGCCTTAAGAAGTATTTGAGAGTGTTGGAGTGATACTTGGAATCACCTTATACCATTTACATAACTTAAGGCTGTCTCTTATTGAAAGAGtcaatcctcctcctcagtccttgCATCTGGAATATGTCTTATTCCATCCAAAAATCATCAGTAAATTATGGCAATCAACCTTTTGTTTCACCAATCTACTTAATTTCTGAGCTTGCCAAGAAAAAGATGGCCTGAAATGAGGTGTTGCTTACAGGTTTAACCAAAAGTGTAGCTGTCTCTGCAATGTTAACCATTATCTACCCGTTCTTCATATTGGAAGAGGCAAAAATAACCAGTTCTGTAAATTTTAATGTTACTGCTCTTTTAAGCAAAGCTGGATGAGAGTCTTATGCAGAGATATCTTTCGATTGCTTTCTATGCACAGAAATGAGTCTCCACATACCTCTGAGGATCATTCAGGACTTATATTCCTTCCAACCCCCTTTGATAAATGTTGCTCATGTGACCAGATGAAAACAGTAATCATTAAGCTGTTTAGAATAAATAAAGCCTGAATAAGCAGTGTATACAGGCAAAAACTGGTGATTTTAATGAATTAGTGGGTGGTTCATCCATAGACTGATAAATGCAAAATGTCTAACGATCCTTAAAGCTATACGAAATATCACAAGTTCAAAACAATTTTTAAAACATTCAAAAACAATCTAATTCTTATCTTCATATCTCTATATAATAAACATTCCTCATTCCTAAATCAGCGAAGAGAATGTCTGATAATACTTCTTCATTAGTAACAAAAAATTTCTGAGCATAGCTTAAAACATATAAATGTCACAAAGTTTACAACTCCACAGATCAACAAGAGGAAGAGCCTCTAGCACAGTCAATAAGAAAGAGCATCTCTTGTTTTTAAGTAATCTAACCCAAACTAAATTCTTCCCTTATTGATTAAACTGTCCTGTAGAATCTTACCTTACAGCTATTGGATTCACACATGACTGGAATATCTCCATCTAGGATGGCTTGCTTAACTTTCTTAGCATCGTGCATCTTGTAACACAGGGTACATGATGCTGAAGCAAAGGTACCATGAGATTCCATAAGCTTTGCATCAGGTATTCCTGCCACTGGAAACATCCAAAGGAGAAGACATAATCATCAGTAATCTTCAACAAAGGTGAACAGAAAATGCTAAATTTGATGAAACATTAAAAAAGTGATATCACTAAGTGGGTGAACAAAACTGAGATGAAGCATGACAGAAAAACTGAAAATTAAGGGAAGCTCTCAGCATGAGTCTGTATATTATGGAGTATAGGCTAAAACAAGGACACAATTTTGCGGTGAAGGATAACCAAAGAACATAATTGAAGTAACTGAAGAAGAACACAAGCCTCAGAAACAAGAAACTAACagacaaaatgaaatacaatttAGACACTTTTTGTAATACTGATGGTATCAAGTAAACAATAACTGAAAACCACTTGAAAAAGGTGTATAACAATATAACTGAAAAGTGTACAGTATCTTTCTCAGCAAAATTTATATCTGTGGGGACTTTTCAGACAAGCACAAGATGCAGGGATAAGACATACTTCATGATCATAATGGTATAAGATTTTGAAAAGGGCAACTATACTGCTGGAGGAGGCTTCATGTGTgaagtaataatatatattatcaatatacaaaaaaaatcttacatcTCTCTAAACCATCAATGTTCTGTGTGTAAACCATCTGGAGTTTTTCTTCTTCATGTAGCAGTCGCAAAAAGTGGTGAGTTTCATTTGGTTTGTAATTCACTCCAGGGTAGAGATCTTGggctggagagagaaaaaatttatataaatgttTAACACAGAACTACCATTTGTGTTTTTAAATATCTACGAGCTTCAAAATCTACCTTTTTCTACGGATATAAAATACTTGTATTTCACCGCAGTTGTCCAACTCTGCTTTCATCTCACACAATGCCCTACTTAAAATAAATAATGGTAACATAAAAAAACCTTGACACATCCCTTTCCATGTCATACTATTCACTCTAGCAGTTCCCCCACAACCACAGAAGTGTAAAGATATCCCAGTACCCAGATCACTCTCCTTAGTCTTAAGGAACTAATCATCTGCACAAGATCTCTTACACCACATCAATGGTTATGATATAAGATAATGAGAAGATGCAGTGCGAACTACCACTGCTGAACAATCACATAGCATGTACTAAAAAGCTAAACAGCCACCAGGTCACTTAACGCTGTTTATCTTTGGTGCCAGCTCACTCATGGGGCAACAAGGAGCTCACCTGTTTACAAACAGTGTGAGCTGAACTCTTaaatggacattttttttttttgaagatatattctgttaagTAAtgctgagggtgagggatggcagGCCCATGGACTTTATGTCACTAGGGAAAAATCTGGCTCAGATTAAGTCCACTGCTGCTTATAAAAAGATACAATTCATTTTGCTGAAAGAATTTGATAAGGTTAAACCAGTAAGTTCTTTGGTGCATAGTTTACAGATATATAAAGAGCTATACTTCTTTACACATTACAACCTTAAGGGGCAGCCTGATATAATCATACAAGACTGAGAAGCCAAGAATGttcaagaggaggagcaggagctggaaagaaagaaattttcTCAAAAATTAAACAGTGACAAGAAGGTCACTAAGACAATTTTGCTGAGATACACTGTGAATCAGCCCATCAGTGTGCTGGTAAAACTCCCTCAGGTACTGGGGGTAGCCAGGAGTACTGTAATAAATTCTTAGCAATGAAGTGATCCTGCACTGGGTAAGACAGGTGACTGACTGGGTCAAGGTAGGACAATGAAGATATATTTCAGAATTGCTTAGGTgttacaggcatcagagatatgggcATGTGAACAGAAGGTGCACATCTAGGAGAAGCCTGAATGATCCCCTCTGGCGGAAGGCCTTTTGACACCGTGAACATTCAAATGGTTTCTCTCCTATATGAATGATCACATGGTTCTCTGTACCACTCTGGAAGGTCTTTTAACAATATGAAAATTCTGATGGCTTCTCTTTTATATGAACATTCACATGCTATATTAAAGGAATCTTCAAGGAAAGGGTCCTTTAGCATTGCAAAAAACCTTTTCTccatatgaatattcatgtgcCTCATAGATTAATCTGCTTGGAGAAGGTGTTTTAGCACTGTGAAGTCATGTGCCTCACTAGACCACTCCACCTGAAGTATGTCTTTTGGCACTGTTAATATTCATGAGGATTCTCTCCTATAAGAATAGTCATATGCTCTACCAGAATATTCCTCGAGGAGAAGACTTTTGACAAAGTGAACATGTGAATGGCTTCTCTCTGAGTGAACAATTATGTGCCATATCAAATGACACCCTAAGTAGAAATTCTACCTGCAATTCACATGGTTTCTCTCCTACACAAGTTTTCATGTGTCTCACTAACTGAATCAACTGAGAGGTCCTTTGATACTGTAAACAAGTGGCTTCTTTCCTCTATGACCTCACTAAATCAATCTTCTGGAAGAAGACTTTCAGGCACTGTGAAtattcatgtggcttctctctCACATGAACAGTTATGTGCCACACTAGACCACTCCTGTATAAGGTTTTTTGGTCCTATAATCAGTTAAGTGGCTTCTCTCCTGCATAAACAACAATATGCTCCACTAGAGTATTCCTCCAGGGGAGGAATTTTTGGCAATCTAATTATGTGAAttgcttttctcctgtatgaagaATCATATACCACATAAAATGGCTCCTTATGGagagtcttttggcactgtgaacattcactGGGCTTCtatcctgtatgaacagtcatggtAATGAACGAACAATCATGTGTCACAATAAATAGGGTTTTCTGCTAGTGATTGCGAATAATAACACTCCTCACCTACTAATAAAGGTGATTTTGAAATTCCCAATTCAAATTTGAATGGATTCAGATGAGGCATCACAGGTGTCAATGGACCTATCATTGCCACTGATGGATAAAGAGAGTGAATAACTTCACTTGAATAAAACAATTGCATCACAGGTGTCAATGGACCTATCATTGCCACTGATGGATAAAGACAGAGTGAATAACTTCACTTGAATAAAACAATTACAGGATCACAATTATTACAAGGATCACTCTTCAAGTTCATGCAGAAGGATAATGGAAAACAACAAAGTGAAAAAGATCACAGACATGACAAAGCTGCAGGACTCAACAAAACATGTTCAAAGGATTCTTCAGAGGCACTGAAATATGATGACGCAGCAACGATATAGAGATGACGCATTAACTGTAAGATTAATATGCTGTAGATTTCTTGTTTTAATCACCTTTTGTGTGCAAAGATAACTAACTTGGACATTGTATGCCTGCCATAAAGTGAATGGTGAGAAGACTGTCAAACATATATAGACAGAAAGGTTTACgtacagttgaaaaaaaaaataagtggaaaAAACTGCTGGACAAACAACTATCATACATCACATGTCCATGCTTGCATATGTCTGTCAACTACACAGTATGCAAGTTTCTCAAAATATGTAGAATGAGCTAATAGTACAATCTATTCTAAATACTTCCtacaaattgaaaatacagctgtttcatttttcataactaCAGGTACTCAGCTTAAAAATTTAACTAACCTAGAGTGAAGAAAGGTCGAGGATCCATCATAAAGAAATTGATGTCAAAAATGGCTTCAGGATATGGCAGATTATATTTCTGAAGATTGTCATACAGaccagtccctggtgacctgtaATAGACCAGACAAATCAACACAAACAGAAGAAGAATCAACACCTgaaacacaaccatacacacacaatggGACCCAACAATTGTGAAACTCCTTTCTTAttcagtgaaataggttataacAATGTTATAAGCATGAAGCAGAGTGCATTTTCTGCCCAAATCATGTTGCTCTTAACAAAGAAGATGGAAGATAGATCATGGACAATATAGTTTATATTATATGAATTTACAGTTTCTTCTCTAATCTTGTTCGGTATATCTTCATCTCCATCACTACAGAATTTTTCCGTCACACTTTAAAATTGCTTCTTACTTTATTGCTATGTCCTGTTATTAATCTTTTACTTGCAGTTTTCAAACATTAAAATATCTACTTCGTTATATCATTCAGACGTCTTTATCAtgattctttcttccttcctactCTCGTCCAGAGTGGGTAATTCCATGATTGCTAACCTAACATTACTGGACAGCTCCCTCACTTCTGGTACACTCCTTGTTATCCAGCAATGAACCTGCTCCAGCAAATCAACACAATCCATCAGACAGGATGACCAAACTATATTCAAAATGGCACCTCTTAATTTTTGTGTAATATGACATCAAAAGAGATGTGCTGAGACTGGTTATCTATGAGATGTGCTGAGGCTAGTTGTTCATGAGATGTTCTGAGACTAGTTGTTCATGAGATGTTCTGAGACTGGTTGTTCATGAGACATGCTGAAACCAGTTCTTCACCGCTCTGCTTATAACCATCAATGGTTCATTACACACCAACCAGCTTTGAGAATAGCCGGTCCATAAGAAACGGTGATATGATCAAAAGCACTGATGTCAGAATCCTCAAGCACCTAGAGTGAAGTAGGAACTAATGCACCCATAGTGTCGTAAATAAAAATCCGTAACAACATTCGTCAAGTTGAAAACTTGGGTAAATTTCATCTGTTAGGGAAATTCAAGCAAAGCATTCATAGATTCTGTTGATTTCTGCAAGCATTTTTCCTACATTATCATTACGTACCCCACGTTTTCCCTGATTTTCATCGCCCTCACCACTAATTTTACTGATCATCACCCTTCCTACTACTGACTTATCTGCtactgttataaaaaaaaagacccaaAAGTACACTTTCACTTCTTTTATCCACACCAAGCACTAAACTACAAAACAAAATCAATTTATACCAAATATTTCTGTTGCAGACCTAAGCTGACATGCTACCTTAAAATATGTTCTATCTTATATCCTACCTAAAGTCAGGAATGCCTGAAGCAGTGCTTATCCCAGCCCCAACCATGACCAGAATATTATGGGTCCGCTCTTTGATAAACTTTGCCACATCTTCAATCGTTTTTAAGGTGGGTAATTCTTTATTGCCAGACGATGATAAGGACGACCAAAATCCACAGTTACGGATGGTCTGCTCATAATATCGTTGTAAACCAGAGGACGTTTTACAACAGGGCTGGCATAAATGAGGGCTTCTAAACTGCTtctgtggagagagatggggtggcCACTTCTGCAGCAGTGAACAAATGTTTCTTCTGAGGAATACTTGACATCTAACTCTACTGCAGAGATGATAATGCTTGAACATACTTCCTGCGATCATCAATACGTCTGCACAAAATACTCTTAAGGTGGAAAAGGCCGAATTATATCTCACAAGCACACAAGTCTCTATTATACCAACATACAACGGTACTACTATACTACAGCGTTTATATAAACATCGCAAAATGTACATTCACCTATAATCCTACTCATCATAGACTGatctattcatacatatgtaATGAAACACAATATACATTTTCACATTTTGGCATCCATTTGTTTTGCTAATCAGTATATACAGTGTCCGATCAGTGTCTCAGGTTCAGGCTTAGTCGAATAACACCCTTAGGCGTTGAATATTGTTCTTTGGCGTTTTATTAAATCAAAAAGCCTTAAAAAGGAAGAACATGGATATCGGGATATTTTTCCGTAACCTTAAACTTACCCAACATAGTGTGAATCTAAATGTATAATGGAAAAACATCGCACTCGTGCTAAATGGGAGATTAACCAATCCAAGGAACATTATTAATCAATAAACAGTTTACATATTACCATTAACTGAGTTATGAGGGTTGTGAAATATGAAGGCTGCGgggatttttttgtgtgtgggagaAGGGTAATGCTCTGAGAATTGCTAATATATTTTGTGAGAGTTATGAATagttgtaaaatatatatatatatatatatatatatatatatatatatatatatatatatatatatatatatatatatatgtttttggtcCTACATTATTTTGTTGGTTGTACAGGACGCTGGCAAGCTATTGCACGAATGTTAACTGTTAAaacaatggttttttttttctttacaaataaAGATAAGGATTATAGGCTCACCAGGGATTTCTCACGACTTGAATCAGCCTTTGCCATCTGTACGTCAGTCTGACTTTCATAAAGTGCTTTGAGTACTCCTCCTCCAGTGGTGGTGTTGAACGGTGTGATGTTCTTAagcttatccacacacacacacacacacacacacacacaaaagaagggGAATGAGGTAAAGACCCTAATCAAAATAGTATGTAACTGGAAGACTTAATGTAAATGAGAAAAGGTAATATTTGGCGACGTGGTAGAGAAGGCGAGAACAAATGTGTGTTCCCCGATTGggtagctagaaaaaaaaaagaaaaaaaaaagaaaaatgacgacCCTCTGAACTGTTATCAGTCCAAATGGTAACCTCAGCACCACCATCAGATTCCACCTACCAGCCAACCGCCCATTGCTTCCGctcaacccccacaccaccttaTGCACACATCTTTTCCCTCGAGACAGAGGCTTCCCTTaatctcctcctctctcagtcGATTTACCTATACGGCGCATAGATTttatcactttcagttttattgaTCTACATAACCATCGGCTGCCGGGGATTAATGCCAGGAGAATCCTTGGCCATTATTCGACCACAATAAACCAATGAACAGTAATAGATTAGAAACCAGTCGAAGGTTCTTAAATGCCTCTGGCAATCCAACAGTAGATGATGGTGACAAGCTGTGTAGATACTCTCCTTCAAAATGGACTCCCGTAGTGTACCTGTCAGCGTTCTAGACCATGtctcattcacgggccgcccagggtcgagcgcataggttcgattccttgttgcagcagtcggtccacagtcaacccagctcttcatccacccagaAGGGTTGGTCGGTCGATAAAATGTGTTGGCAAGTACCTAAGGAtatataaactcagacttggcaTTGCTTTTCCGAAGGGCATCCCCACCAGATGAGTTAAATCAAAGCCTAACAAACatcaataatgattattatcattattatcatcatcatcatcatgagtgagccAAGAATTAAAGGAGAACAGTAAAAGCCattcatgcatttttcaaagtgcCCGATGTTCATTTTTGTAcatctttttttgattttcataAAGATGGCATCATAAATAGCTGTCATATACTACACAGAATCCTTATTCCACATGCATCATGATATATCATTACTCTTAAAGTTAAATGATATGGATAGAGTATGTACACATAATTGGCATATTATCACAAGTACAATTACCTCAACTGCAAAGATATAAACCTATATATAAACCTGATATCACAAAATCTTAATAACATCATAAACCTGAGTTACAAATATTTGAATAGTATTGAATGTGTCATTTCCTACAGTACTACCTTACAAGtcaatatatattatgtacacagATGGCAGGCAATCAACAAGTGATTATAAATTCCTTTGTGTGATCATACGTCATTTGTTGTCCCGGGAAGTAATGACCAGTTGAAATAATTTACCCCTCTATGTCTTAATTGATTGGAGTTCATTGAACATTATACTGTAACGTTCACAGACATGAAATCATAATTAAACGATATATACTGATGAATTTAAGCCACATTCCTCTGGGTGAGTGATTATATATGCATCTATATCTTCACACAGGCCCCTCCGTCTGAAGCCTCGATGGCAAAGGGCAAGTGTCCCTTGATACAGTGTCAATGGTAGAAAGGAGGATAGATTTTGACTATCAACAAGGTCATTGTTCTTTTTAAGACGAAATATATCTGAGGCATGGTTGACCACAGGGACCTCCTGGTGGCCGTGGTGGttaccagtgatggtgaccatgatgatggtgaccatggtgatggtgaccatggtggtggtggccatggtggtgaccgtggtggtgatgatggtggtggggacccACAGCCGATTCCACAGCCATGCCCATGGCCATACCCATGGCAGCAGCTCCCAGCGTTCCTCCAACGCCTCCATGAtgctagggggaaaaaaaagagtaataggTCACAAATATGTCTTAAGAAACAGCGTTGGCATATCATTTATATAGTAAAAGGATGGTAATAAAATCTAAAGCTCAGATATCTTGGGtgggggagtaaaaaaaaaagtggacatTGAATTTTGATGAAAAAAGTTCAGAAATTTGACATTAACTCTGAGCAAAAAAAGCTCAGAAATTGGATATCAGTTCTTtgtaaaagttaaaaaaaaaaaatatggcaaataaaaaaaaaaagtggataatGATTTTcagcatgagaaaaaaaatacgaaTTTTACCTCAACCTGTATTGAATATCTAGACTTTACGCATACTTAAAGACCAGGTGGTAATACTAAAATGATATTCCAGTGAATATCATTTTAATAATACCAGTCATGACTTCCCTCAAGGGGG
This window harbors:
- the LOC139765149 gene encoding NAD-dependent protein deacetylase sirtuin-3-like isoform X1, translating into MIAGSMFKHYHLCSRVRCQVFLRRNICSLLQKWPPHLSPQKQFRSPHLCQPCCKTSSGLQRYYEQTIRNCGFWSSLSSSGNKELPTLKTIEDVAKFIKERTHNILVMVGAGISTASGIPDFRSPGTGLYDNLQKYNLPYPEAIFDINFFMMDPRPFFTLAQDLYPGVNYKPNETHHFLRLLHEEEKLQMVYTQNIDGLERLAGIPDAKLMESHGTFASASCTLCYKMHDAKKVKQAILDGDIPVMCESNSCKGKVKPDIVFFGENLPEPFWNYHNYIHFTDLLLVIGTSLEVYPFAGIADAVGSMTPRVLINFNRVGSFGSRASDVILTGDLRDNVMKLAKALGWEEKLKDLQQEYDKNHRSEE
- the LOC139765149 gene encoding NAD-dependent protein deacetylase sirtuin-3-like isoform X2, whose translation is MYILRCLYKRCSIVVPLYVGIIETCVLVRYNSAFSTLRVFCADVLMIAGSMFKHYHLCSRVRCQVFLRRNICSLLQKWPPHLSPQKQFRSPHLCQPCCKTSSGLQRYYEQTIRNCGFWSSLSSSGNKELPTLKTIEDVAKFIKERTHNILVMVGAGISTASGIPDFRSPGTGLYDNLQKYNLPYPEAIFDINFFMMDPRPFFTLAQDLYPGVNYKPNETHHFLRLLHEEEKLQMVYTQNIDGLERLAGIPDAKLMESHGTFASASCTLCYKMHDAKKVKQAILDGDIPVMCESNSCKGKVKPDIVFFGENLPEPFWNYHNYIHFTDLLLVIGTSLEARDKRPVSLASLVGDFEFSPLRPAPASVSKGRH